The Helicoverpa armigera isolate CAAS_96S chromosome 5, ASM3070526v1, whole genome shotgun sequence sequence AATAGCCAATATCAGTTATTTCACAGTTTAATTTTGGCTTACCTTGATTAAGAAAAGTTACTGATTGaacaatttaattcattattttgtatatataactaaccacaaataaacaaaaaggaaactactttttttaacaataatactttttttcttGACTGAGTAATGTGGTCAACTCGTCTCAAACCTGcttgcaaaacagcactttacaAACATCAAAATTTGCAAAGGCTAGTCCCCAAGCCAGCAAGGAAACAAGATATGGACAATGAAACTAACTTTCCAGCAACACTTATTATCTGTATGAAGGTTTGTAGAACTTCAACAATCTTTTCTAAAGTTTACAATGGTTATGAAATGCTACATTGAATATTaacataaatgtataaaatatcagatggttttaatttattttatagaattgtACAAACCAATTCTGTAACTATTATGAGTAGTTTTATTGAGTGCTGATACTTAATTTAGCTACCTAATGTAACAATTTCACCCTGTGATGttgtaatttacatattttctcaGTAAAAAATTGCAGTTGATATTATAAGTAAACTTTTTGAAACTTAGTTCATAATAATTGGTATtaggataaaatattaaagaaataaaattaattcacctGCATGTGTTTCTGTGCTACAAACTTTCATTGAACAAGCAAAGTAGTGAAACAAGCAATCaacctacatttataaaaaagtgcAAGTATTTGCGGAATAGAAAGAACAGACGGCTATATGTAGCATCAAGTTCATTTATGATGAATTAATAATGAGAGAACGTAATCATATTTAATCTAATATGATCTAGGCACGATATTCATTGTATTCACAGCGATTCATCAAATTCATTCATAAAGTTTGTGTGAACTGTCAAAACAGCACAGGAGGAAAACAAAGAGATACATTCATTAATAATAGTGAAATAGATCACATCCGTAGAATGATGTACACTTGTAACTATCGCGTATTTTACTCATACTGTTAAATTCATTCACATCTGGCTCAgaatattaaagatttcttgGGTACCACCTGTTCACCATAATGACAACAATAATTTTCTTGAAGCTTGGCAGGTGTTAAAgtgagatattattttataaagtaacGATGAAACAATTACAATGAGTAAGCAGtaaaaatgaaatcaaaacaatacGTACCGATCTTTATTTTCAATCTTTCTTCAACTCGCACTTTACGCATATCGTCCGCCATGTTAAATCCATAACTGTTTATCTCTTTCATCCGCTGTTATCTCTTTCGGAACGAGCCCGTTCGGCCGGCTTGTCCCGCCACTTCCGGAGTGTCGTAATGGTCTACTTGAGCCTGTTCTCGAATTAGCTGGGTAATTGAAATCCGTACACAAAGTTCACTCTAAGAATCCACATTTTCGACGatgttttgtatataaatttGTAACACAcaataaaccaaataaaattacgaTTGCATTGCGCATGTGCTCAATACATGCACTGAACACAGTGAACACTTTTCTATCAATGAATGAACGCACTCAGTTCAACATAATAATCCCTTTCTTGATTtggttttaattaacaaaaacactTAGCTCACATTTCGAACCATTGTTTCTATTCAACACAACTTGATcatgaaaatgttttgaaaacttcaTTTCTCAATGAATAAAAACTATGAATGGGCAATTACGTCACATCAAGACGTTCAACGTTGCGCCTGCGCGGCCACGGATGAATTCGTTCCAACCAGTTCCAACTTCCAAGTTTGCTTCTTTCGCTCGTTCGTAGCTTGTCCCTAATTTCAAGAAAGAGATAGAAATATATGCCTCTTCGTGTTTCCTTAGAAAACTgcacagataaaataaaaatataaacggaGTATAGTCTATACTCCATCTACTATTAACTGGCaatactatttttctttttgatattaaaattgctccacgaaaatgtaaataatagcgTATAGGCAAGTGATAAATAATAAGTCTTAGGTACAGTGGATGTGATACCTCTAAGCACTTAAGGACAGTTAATTATAACGGAGAAACATTCAAAAGCGAATGTAGATAGCGCTACGATCGACTATGTTAGGAACTTTTCATGACAAACAAGGTAAAAGTATAATATTGAGGTCTTTGTTTTTCTGAACAAATATAAACTGTACCTAATcttgttaaataaatgaacaactTCTAAGTTTGAgactagtttttttattattctaaatATTTGCCATCGAGTGGAGTAGAAACCGGTGACCAAACTGTATTCAGTTCGTTTAGAACTCTGAGTTGCAactttttacaatttacaaattctATTTAGCCATACCTTTTGAAAGGCTCACTCGATTGCGCGCCTCTTCTTCTGTTAAAGTGTAacataagattttttaaactattttacaagAGAAATTTCAATGTTTGATATGAAACTAAGTCTGCTACACAGTTGCTTTTCTTTCTATATGGCCGTTTACATATGAAATTTCAATATACACAATCTCTGTGctcataataaacataatttgagttcggagtgaattattttattctcgTTTTTTCTTATGGTTACACCAAACCAAAGACAAAACAGAAGGATGTCATGAATGAAATTCCAACTTTTCAAGATGGTGGATAGCGACAGTTCCTCGTTCTCACTCCTTCGATGATTGAAATTATATTGagattttactttaaaaaaaaacaaaagtcttATTCAACCGTACCTACCTGTATtttgttaggtacctatttattagaaATCTCAATCAAAGGTTTAAAATCAAGTCCGAAATGAAAAGTTTTCTAGCCGAATGAattggtttgtttttattgtcaACTTGATCATCTGTGAAAGTTATGATAAGATTTACTCATAAATTCAGTTAACACTGTTAATTATTAATCAGTATAAGTAGTCCTATGTAAAAAGTGAGAGATGTCAAATTAATGATGGTAAATGATATCAAGTTGACTGGCGTTATAGTAGTTTGAACATTAGACATAGAATCATCAACATGAACGATAATTATGTACATGTTGATAACAATGTATTCTAtgtttctgaaaatattatagGTCCATGTGACCAGAGTGCTGATTACAAGCTATTGGATAATGAATTTAACTCAGTGTATGAGGAGCATTGCCATTGTAAGGAGATCTGTGTCCAAGCAACTTGCTTGTGTCTTCAGAGATCCTGTGGTGACAACTATCTTATTTGTGAGACTGATGGTCAGTTGAAGAACAAAGTTAAATCATATCCAATCTTTGAGTGCAGTGACAGCTGTTCTTGTTCAACAGATTGTGGTAACAGGGTTGTACAAAAAGGACCTTTTGAAGGCCTTGATATCAGGAGATGTGAGAAAGGATTTGGTCTTTTTGCAACATCTTTTATTCCCTCTGGAACATTCATATGTGAATATGCAGGAGAAGTAATTACTCCAAGCCAGGCATCTGTAAGACACCATAACAATAAGTTGCAAGGCAAAatgaattacatattttatcttaGAGAGCTCTCTGGGCATCATCCTATAGTGACTATTATTGATCCAAGTACATTTGGTAATATTGGAAGATATATCAATCACAGTTGTGAGCCCAACTGTCACATTGTCCCGGTTAGGTGTGGTAGTCCTATTCCGAAGCTATCAATATTTGCCTTTGCAGATATTTCACCAAATGAAGAAATAACATTCCACTATGGCTTGAATGATGATAATAATCCTGCAGTAATGAGTGATCGCATTCCTTGTTTGTGTAGAAGTAAGAATTGTTGTGGTTTTATGccttttcacatttattaaGTGTGTATGAAGAAAAGGAGGACTGGAAACAGAAAaggaattatttataaaaaaaaccttatgtAACTATACAGAAGCtgataaaaatgtaacaaaaatataggtaattatttataaaccaaaacaataaaaaagcaagtaatttactaaatatcttttttttttgttaaaatataagcCTACTGATgtatgaaatataaattaagtatcttttataaatctttgtacatataagaataaataacaGTCACagtattattttcagtattttttctcAGGTAGCATGTCcttgctgcgggttgttcgaaagcgataccgcggccctggtacataaaaggcctatgacggaacacgacggtttttagtcagtaagagtctgacactccttctcCGCTGCTAATCCAccgcggaaggggtcatttgatgatttttgacgtcgttaaaaaaaaaaggtagcaTGTCCTCAAATCAGCACAACAAAGCAAGCTTTTTATAACATACCTGAACAAAGACCTGTGGTTCGATTCCCGTGTAAGGAAAAGTACTCGTTcgttttacccgactgccaagatGGGTTATGATTCTTCGAGGCGGGTGACCGAAAGCACCAGTCTCAATCTCAAGTATGGGCTCGACTTCAGGTCAGgcatcagtgccggttttaactctaccagcgccctgggTGAAATTTCTATTTTTCTCTAAGTGCAATTTAAacctataagaaaaaaaaccgacCAAAAGCGTGTCGGGCCACGCTCAGTAtagggttccgtagtttccCGAGTAGGTATAGCCCATACCTAATAATACaggtcaacaaattaaaaaaaaatgccgcGATCTCCTTAGCAGTTTTGTATTGGGTATACATTGGCaacactataaatattttttacctttttttcctACGTCTAGTTTTGTGTCTACcctgtttttttaatttgctttaatTAGTACTTTCGAGAACACAGTGTCAAGTCTTCCTTGTTAGTACCTTTCTTTCCTCTTTTATTATCTAAATAAATCGACTTTGATATGTCTTCATCACGAAGACGTTATGGggaatacacaataaaaaagttcagGAAACCTATAACAGATTTTGTAAAGAGTGCTCATTTTTCCACCCACAAATGTAACAGACATTCAGGGTTATTGAGACAACTTATTCGTGATGAAGACATGAAATCAAAATCGataacctacctacctacggctaaattaaaaacttagtAGAAAAGTATCTTGTTAAGttccgcgccctaccctaaagccgcgtacgcacgtacgaacaaatttgttgcgttacatgatatgcaacaacttggttcgcacgtgcgtaccactatcgaacatcgaacactctgttcgtcaaacatgttcgcggcgatccttgtagtgtgttctgtatggacggtgttcgaagcgctttaataacttcacaatcgaccacttccaacggcgccgtcatggctactaagatagagttcacgactgttgttcgcgaactcgactcgaactcGTTCggcgttcgtgttcgaatatgccgtccatacgtacgaaccaaatgtttgggtctggtgtttgtgttcgctatgttcgtgttcgtacgtgcgtacgcgccttaaAACGCTACTGTCTGGCATCATATCaaggcaacttttctaagttattaCTGTCAGTTTCAATAGCAGCTGAACGATTCGAAACTGCTAAACATCTTGTCGTCGATAACTTAACAGAGTATTCAACTACTTCTTTGAAGTAAATTCTGACGTTTGTGTTTTTAAGAAATGACCCTAAACGTTAGCcactttgaaaattttgatttgttttgctACTTTTGATGCTGACCGTACTATTTACGTacctatacataattatatcttggagaccaatgactgattaaaggtgaaggaaaacatctcgaggaaagcCGGACTATAAAGTGACATCACCCACCCTCATTCAGCAAGCGTGGTGGGTGAGTGAACGCAACACCAAAGGAGTTGTAAGGTCGTTGCTCGCCTTTTTCTGACAGAAGAGGATTTTGggaacaattaaatatttttctagaggACATTCAACTCCAAAAAAGTGGTTTGCGAAGGATCTGCCCTTTTTGGATCTGCCCCGGATTGGACGTCGCACACTCACCAAACATCATCCAGTCATTATGGAGCTATTTACCAAAAAGTCTTGTTTTAGGCACAAAAGTGCCTACGTCAAACGTCTACGCAAACTGATTAAAACGGCTATTCAATCAAACAGCTTTAAATAAACAACGCCATTCATAAGGAAAACCAAATGGCAAGCAAAAAACGAAATCCTGTTcgtaattacaaaaacataatcCATCCCGCGTATCAGTCACAGCCAAGCACTGCCTTCCACGGATATCTGCCTTCTcagaaaaccaaaaataaatttgtttttcaatttttatttatcgatttgttatattttctaACTTCTAACCCCGCCAACGATATTGGCGCCTACGCAGTTATCACGATGCATACCTCTGGTATTTTCATTCCGCGTTCTTTCTTACATTCATTCTCGTTCGCACCTATGGGTGGAATTCCCATTTTCATGGTTTTCCTATTCGTATTTTTCTATTATGAATATTGTATTTCACAGTTTCTATGGTGTAGTAAAATTAGTTACACTcgcttttttgttttaacttacTTATTCTGGTAAGAGGGAAAGTACTTAGACAAGTTAGACACTGTATTAGGTTTATCCAAAATTGTTAGAGCAATATCTTGAGCAAGTAGTTTCATATATTCCTTGGTAATTATATTGCTTGGTGTAGTTTTGTAGGTACCATGATGCATACATGGGTACCATGCTTCAATTTTTTGATTATCACTTGGTTATAAATAagatcgataaataaataactactgccgaagatgttcaaatgacaaccaggACTCAAttaacgtgccttctgaaacttGGAGAAACTCATTAAAAGAAGATCTAATAAATAGAGCATAATCAAACCTGCTGTCCTGTTTGAATCAGAGTCACACAAAACGGATAAAGGAAAGACAATTGCAGGTgacagagatgagaatgttacgAGGAATTTGTAGTGTTGCGCGCGAATGGATAGTGAGCATGAGTATTgagtacctatctacctatataAAGGGAAGTTTTAAAGTGGCACCGGTAACCAAAAAACTATGTGGAAAGAGGCCGTCATGGTATGGGCAAGTGATGCGCAGGAATGTGCATCATGTAGGTAGTACCTAAGGAAGGTGAAGAGCATTAATGAGGATGGATATAACGGAAGGAGGCGACCAAAGAAATAATGGATGATTGAATGAAAGATTGCTTGTGAGATACACATAAGAAGAAAACATACCCCAAATAAAATGAGAATAAGGGCAGAAGGAAAAATATGATGTACTTTATCGATGGTGTTAGCACCCTTAACGCAAACTAATAAGTATAGCTTACCGTGGAGCTAACCGACCGCTTTATTTCACTTCAGCGTTAGGCTTAGATTTCCACgtttaactattaaaaaaaatttaactgATAGTTGTTTCCTTCTGGAGATGTTGGAATGAAATAAGTGCTTTAGGTAAATGTAGGAAGAGGTAATTTGTGATTGCGATGTTGTGAAAGaacttagtacctacctaaagaaTAAATTTTTGTTATCGTATGGTTTGCTGACCTAAAAATACCAGTTTGTGTAGCAGGTTTTTCAAATTAGACCCAACGGGACCATCTCCGACATAGAATTTCATCAACCACTGCTACCATGGTAACAGCTAAGGACGCATTACTTCCCGCGTCTCCCATGAAGATATTTCGCGGTTTTGTTTGATATATTGTAAAGAAGTTACTTTAGCTACTGCTGCTAATGCTCTTCGTAAGATTGCCTTAATCGCTTATAAAATGACATCCACAGTTCGCAGGAAGTGATGCGGTGGTCAATTCCCAGTCAAGGTAAGGCGTAGTGATAAATGATCCAACTCTATATTTTCCATTGCAGTtataatctatctatatattttattatgtatcgCTACCGGAATTTTGTAAGTTTCATAAACAACAATTCGTATTTTCCGTTTGATATTGTTATTAACTAGTTAATTCTAAGAATAAGATTACACGATAGGTACTTATCCGCTACCGCGATTGATGTTTAGCGAAATAGTTTGAGAATAGTTGTCCGTTTGACCCGAAGATCCACGAACATTTTGCGGGAAGCCCGCGAGGCGGCGGTCAACAC is a genomic window containing:
- the LOC110383741 gene encoding probable histone-lysine N-methyltransferase set-23 codes for the protein MNDNYVHVDNNVFYVSENIIGPCDQSADYKLLDNEFNSVYEEHCHCKEICVQATCLCLQRSCGDNYLICETDGQLKNKVKSYPIFECSDSCSCSTDCGNRVVQKGPFEGLDIRRCEKGFGLFATSFIPSGTFICEYAGEVITPSQASVRHHNNKLQGKMNYIFYLRELSGHHPIVTIIDPSTFGNIGRYINHSCEPNCHIVPVRCGSPIPKLSIFAFADISPNEEITFHYGLNDDNNPAVMSDRIPCLCRSKNCCGFMPFHIY